Proteins from a single region of Melanotaenia boesemani isolate fMelBoe1 chromosome 3, fMelBoe1.pri, whole genome shotgun sequence:
- the LOC121636985 gene encoding uncharacterized protein LOC121636985, whose amino-acid sequence MVPQLYITMYNEQFRSPGRVKRTELRPTSAHRRNNPQPRPTCTENAGKPQHMPAVNGSTAQDLPSAEGVQKLQLMEFPAGTDIQLSTTLRNPPKIMDNQRNASPLSALQLMQQAGAHLRSRPQTSNLPAAARRFHQPQYRRCCSNSTLDYSSGCYSCFQVVRPYQAGHYIIHPEFVSESLY is encoded by the exons ATGGTTCCCCAGCTGTACATTACAATGTACAATGAGCAGTTCCGCTCACCCGGCAGAGTGAAAAGAACAGAACTTCGACCAACTTCAGCCCACCGTAGGAACAACCCTCAGCCACGGCCG ACTTGTACtgaaaatgcaggaaaaccaCAGCACATGCCTGCTGTCAATGGATCCACAGCACAAGACCTGCCCTCTGCTGAGGGAGTGCAGAAACTACAGCTGATGGAGTTCCCTGCTGGCACTGACATTCAGCTTAGCACCACTTTGAGGAATCCCCCAAA GATAATGGATAATCAAAGGAATGCCAGTCCACTCTCAGCACTGCAACTCAT GCAACAAGCAGGAGCTCACCTACGATCAAGACCCCAAACTAGCAACCTCCCTGCAGCTGCACGCCGTTTTCATCAGCCACAATACCGCAGGTGTTGTTCTAACAGCACCCTGGATTATAG CAGTGGCTGCTACAGTTGCTTTCAAGTGGTGAGGCCTTACCAAGCTGGACACTACATCATACATCCAGAATTTGTGTCTGAAAGTCTTTATTAG
- the myorg gene encoding myogenesis-regulating glycosidase — translation MYQVVPGGAGGTITDAIPKQKHTKDTRPLVGAGVIGLVLVIAAVTAWCYYIASLRKAELLKTQLLDLNKDGYIIRNQGGSIVFRMDFRSGTLDLDSCSKEGEILRCGSTTDRKLNFFIETVRPKDTVQCYRVRWEELVPDISVEHAMTYKFAHWYGGAVSAVQHWPISISGQQAPKPFVTSDIYSNREEFGGILESYWLSSNATAIKINNSVPFHLGWNDTEKTMYFQARYNDSPFKPNPGEAPCAELSYRVCVGLDVTSIHKYMVRRYFNKPYKVPAKAMFRHPIWSTWALHKTDIDQEKLLAYAANIRKHNFNCSHLELDDRYTSRYGEFEFDPIKFPNASAMFHKLKSDGFLVSLWIHPFVNYDSANFHSCVERGLFVREPTGRLPALVRWWHGIGGIVDFTNPEACDWFASQLRSLRSRYGVTSFKFDAGETNYLPWKFSTRTPIRDPSFFTRRYTEMAIPYNDRAELRSGYQSQNISCFFRPIDRDSVWGYELGLKSLIPTVLTISILGYQFILPDMIGGNAYLNHTSGNRVLPDRELYIRWLELSAFMPSMQFSIPPWEYDNEVVEIARKYTALHESIVAPRVLELAGEVLDTGDPIIRPLWWIATGDETAYKIDSQFLIGDDLMVAPVLEPGKQERDIYLPAGHWRSYKGERFDIKEPLHLTDYPVDLDEIAYFVWA, via the exons ATGTACCAAGTGGTACCAGGAGGAGCTGGGGGCACGATTACAGATGCTATCCCCAAACAGAAACATACCAAGGACACTCGACCCTTAGTTGGAGCTGGAGTAATTGGCCTAGTGCTGGTGATTGCAGCTGTAACTGCCTGGTGTTACTACATAGCTTCTCTACGCAAAGCTGAACTGCTAAAGACTCAGCTACTGGATCTGAATAAAGATGGCTACATTATTCGCAACCAGGGAGGATCTATTGTTTTCAGAATGGATTTCAG ATCTGGGACGCTTGATTTGGACTCCTGCTCTAAAGAAGGGGAGATTCTTAGGTGTGGAAGCACCACTGACAGAAAACTTAACTTCTTCATTGAGACTGTGCGACCGAAGGACACAGTGCAGTGCTACCGTGTACGTTGGGAGGAACTGGTTCCTGACATATCTGTTGAGCACGCCATGACCTACAAGTTTGCTCACTGGTATGGAGGTGCAGTGTCAGCAGTTCAGCACTGGCCCATTTCTATTTCTGGCCAACAGGCTCCCAAGCCCTTTGTTACAAGTGACATCTACTCAAACCGTGAGGAATTTGGTGGCATTTTGGAGAGTTACTGGCTTTCATCCAATGCCACTGCCATCAAGATCAATAATTCTGTTCCCTTTCACCTTGGCTGGAATGACACAGAGAAGACCATGTACTTCCAGGCAAGATACAATGATAGCCCCTTCAAACCGAACCCAGGAGAAGCGCCATGTGCTGAACTTAGCTACAGAGTCTGCGTAGGCTTGGACGTAACCTCCATACACAAGTACATGGTCCGCAGGTACTTTAACAAACCATACAAAGTACCAGCCAAAGCCATGTTCCGACATCCTATTTGGTCAACTTGGGCATTACACAAAACTGATatagaccaagagaaactcttGGCTTATGCTGCCAACATCCGCAAGCATAACTTTAACTGTAGCCACCTGGAACTAGATGACCGCTACACCAGTCGCTATGGAGAATTTGAGTTTGACCCAATTAAGTTCCCCAACGCCTCAGCCATGTTCCATAAGCTAAAATCAGATGGATTTCTGGTCTCACTCTGGATTCACCCTTTTGTTAACTACGACTCTGCAAACTTCCATTCTTGTGTGGAGAGGGGTTTGTTTGTCCGAGAGCCTACAGGCCGACTGCCGGCTTTGGTGCGTTGGTGGCATGGCATTGGTGGCATTGTGGACTTCACAAACCCAGAAGCCTGTGATTGGTTTGCCTCCCAGTTACGCTCTTTGCGTTCAAGGTACGGTGTGACCTCATTCAAATTTGATGCAGGGGAGACAAACTACCTACCATGGAAATTTAGCACAAGGACTCCCATTCGGGACCCTAGTTTTTTCACGAGGCGTTACACAGAAATGGCGATTCCCTACAATGACCGAGCTGAGCTGCGCAGTGGTTATCAATCCCAGAACATATCCTGTTTCTTCAGACCAATTGACAGAGATTCTGTGTGGGGCTATGAGTTGGGTCTTAAATCTCTTATTCCCACAGTGCTCACCATCAGCATCCTGGGCTATCAGTTCATTTTACCAGACATGATTGGAGGGAATGCCTATCTGAACCATACAAGTGGAAATCGTGTTTTACCTGATCGAGAACTCTATATTCGCTGGTTGGAACTGTCAGCCTTCATGCCATCCATGCAGTTTTCTATTCCACCTTGGGAATATGACAATGAGGTGGTTGAAATTGCTCGGAAATACACAGCCCTCCATGAAAGCATCGTTGCACCTCGGGTCCTTGAGCTGGCAGGAGAGGTGCTCGACACTGGGGACCCAATCATACGTCCCCTGTGGTGGATTGCCACAGGTGATGAGACGGCTTATAAAATCGACTCCCAGTTTCTGATTGGGGATGACCTCATGGTGGCTCCAGTTCTGGAACCTGGAAAGCAAGAGCGTGACATCTACCTCCCTGCTGGCCATTGGAGAAGCTATAAAGGAGAGAGATTTGACATCAAGGAGCCACTGCATCTTACAGACTATCCTGTGGACCTGGATGAAATTGCCTACTTTGTTTGGGCATAA